CCAGCTCTTCACTATATCTGGTCAAGAGCTCGTTTCTTAAAAAGGAGGGAGAAAAAAATATctgttttcatgttattctgCCACTGAGCTGAGCACTGCAACTAGCATGCTAATAAAGAGAGAAGCTTGAATGATTATACAAACATGAGGGCCAGCCTCTCAACGTACACTCTCTAGGAGAGACTAAAGATTGTCATTCAACTCAAAGGCCATCTAGGTGGATTTACCAAACTCACACACCATCACAGAGCAAAGCACGATCGTGGAACAAAGTGTGTGTTTCTCTCAGTGGCTCACCTGGCTCAGAGATGGTTGGACCACAACTCCCATCATTGTTGCCGAGTGTCCTTCCTGACATAATAGTCCGTCCCAGCGCAGCGTGAAggtggctgtgctgctgctgatGTGGATGTTGACTTGGGTGGGACAGTGGTGGTGGGTTAGTGTTAGGATGGTGGCTCAGGGGCATGTTCCCTGGGCCAAGGCCCACTTGTCCACCGGGCCCCAGAGGGCCACAGTTCACCAACGAATTGGCCTGGATCTGGTTCATCAACCCTGGGAACCGAGGGCTGTGAGAATGAGGGCCTCCAGAGTCCATACTCCGGCAGTACATACCTTGACCCTCCCCTTGGCCTAGCATCCTCTGTTGGGCCAGTAGGTTCTGCTGCTGGGAGGCTCCAGGAGGCATGACCCCAGCCACATCGCTGTAGTGCATCTGACCAGGTCCTGGGGGGCCTACAGGGCCTTGGTGCTGGTtatggtggttgttgtggttgctCATGGACTGAAGCAGCTGGGCCATGGAGGTGTTGGTCGGTAGGCCCCCAAGCCGGGCCACTTTCCTCAACTGTTCTGCTGAGCTTGGTGGTGGTAGCCTGGGACCTGGACCTCCACCCATGTTAGGAGGCTTGTTGAGCATGTTGAAGACCATGCTGTCGTGGTGGTTGAGGGGGTTGTTGGGCGGTGGTGGGCCTGGCGGCTGCTGCTTGCGCTTACGGAGCAGGgggtctcctctgtctctctgctgggCCATGAGCTTGTCCCGGAGGGCAGCCCGACCGCTCTGGccccctgctgctgctgcttccgcAATGGAGGGCATGGTGGAGTTAGGGGGAAGCATGGGGTTTAAAGTGCTGCTACTGGGCCTCTCTATGCCGCTGAGAGGGCCGCTGGGATGCCCAactccactactaccaccattaccatCAACCCTACCTGGGCCTCCACCTCTACTGCCAGTCTCACTGCTGTTGTCACCATGTTTGTTTTGATTTGCTAGCTGTGCTTTGGCTGCTGCTGACAGTAGGCTGCTGGCGGGGAAGGAGGCAGCATTCTGCTGGTTCACGATCTGGTTCAGGGGCATCCCTAACAGACCTGGGTGGTTCTGTCCCTTCTGGTTCTGGGCCTGGTGAGGAGCAGCGATGGAGGGGCCAGAGGAGGTGGCAGGGGGGTACATGCCGGGGTTGTTGTGCTGGGTGTTGATAGCGTTCTGGTTACTCATCTCAACCAGTAGCTGACTGGGTAGGTCTTTGTACTGGTGGAGTGGGTGTGAGTCAGGCTTGGCAGAGGGGCTGGAGGGCATGTTAATGGGCATGGTGGGCCGGGGGGAGCGAGGAGGAACTTTCATCCCGCCACACGGACCCTGATTGGGGCCTGAGGGCAAGGCAAAGCTCCCGTGGTccgaggaggtggaggaggaacgGGAGCGCTGGGGAGAGGCCTCCATCCTGCTGCCCAGGACAGGGCCTGACATGTGGACTGGGGAGGTGACGGGGGAGGGGGACATGGAGGTGGTTATGGAGGTCTGATGTTGAGTCCTCTGCATGTGACCTCCGTGGCTGTGGCCCACTGGGCTGGGTTTGACAGTGGGAAGAGGGAGGTTGCTTGGCAAGGGGACGATGGCGGGAGGAGGGTGGTTGTTCATGTTTACATTCATCATTGGTACCTGAGAGGAGTGGACACTAGGTTGGAAGTTGGAGTTTGTTTTGGAGTTTGTCTGGCTGATACTGATGCTAGGCTTGCTGGGGATGGGGTCTAGGATGCCTAACGGGTCCTTTTCAGAGGTCATCTGCTTTTTCTGGAGGGTGCAGGAGGGAGGTATGGCAGACGGGGGGCCAGGGTGTGGGGCGCTGGGCTGTGTATTGAGGTGAAACGGTGCTCGTATGGAAATATCCATACTGGGGGATCTGGGGAAGTTACACACAGGCTTCTTCATCATGACTGGGCTTTTGGCAGTGGCGGTAGGGGAGAGGGGTGTGCTATTCCTTCCTGCCATAGCGCAGGACGTCTGGGTCCCAGCCGGAGAACCGTGGAGGAGCATCCCTGGTGGGGAGAGAGGCGTTCTGTTGGCCCCGTGGATGGGGCTGGAGCTGGTGGCTCCAGGGAAGCCACATAGGTTGTTTCTAAACCCATCTGGGCTCCCCAGAGGATCAGACCTGAGGCTAGGGGAGAGTGGTGACCCGTCCCTGGGCCCATAGAGCTGGGAGCCGTGGCCCCCTGGACTCAGCATGCTACCATAGCCAGAGCAGTACGAAGACCTGGGCCCAGGCTCACTGCTCAGTCTCTGCTGTCTGTTGGGATAACCAGGGTAAAGCTCTAGCTGCTGGGGTGGATCTCCTAGCTCTTGGGGAAAGTGCCGGTGACCTGCTGCAGCCGCCATCATCATTTTGAAAGGGTTCTTGCA
The window above is part of the Salvelinus namaycush isolate Seneca chromosome 7, SaNama_1.0, whole genome shotgun sequence genome. Proteins encoded here:
- the LOC120051525 gene encoding methyl-CpG-binding domain protein 5-like isoform X1; this encodes MNGGKDCKGGVSEGVGHTAPVQVPIGWHRKVDPTNGVLYISPSGSVLSCLDQVKSYLLTDGTCKCGLECPLILPKVFNFDPGAAIKQRTAEDVRADEDVTKLCIHKRKLLAVATLHKTMALPHPALTLTSPGGGTSSTSMVPSHSTNPRAIRNKSHQSLLLNSVVPNCKNPFKMMMAAAAGHRHFPQELGDPPQQLELYPGYPNRQQRLSSEPGPRSSYCSGYGSMLSPGGHGSQLYGPRDGSPLSPSLRSDPLGSPDGFRNNLCGFPGATSSSPIHGANRTPLSPPGMLLHGSPAGTQTSCAMAGRNSTPLSPTATAKSPVMMKKPVCNFPRSPSMDISIRAPFHLNTQPSAPHPGPPSAIPPSCTLQKKQMTSEKDPLGILDPIPSKPSISISQTNSKTNSNFQPSVHSSQVPMMNVNMNNHPPPAIVPLPSNLPLPTVKPSPVGHSHGGHMQRTQHQTSITTSMSPSPVTSPVHMSGPVLGSRMEASPQRSRSSSTSSDHGSFALPSGPNQGPCGGMKVPPRSPRPTMPINMPSSPSAKPDSHPLHQYKDLPSQLLVEMSNQNAINTQHNNPGMYPPATSSGPSIAAPHQAQNQKGQNHPGLLGMPLNQIVNQQNAASFPASSLLSAAAKAQLANQNKHGDNSSETGSRGGGPGRVDGNGGSSGVGHPSGPLSGIERPSSSTLNPMLPPNSTMPSIAEAAAAGGQSGRAALRDKLMAQQRDRGDPLLRKRKQQPPGPPPPNNPLNHHDSMVFNMLNKPPNMGGGPGPRLPPPSSAEQLRKVARLGGLPTNTSMAQLLQSMSNHNNHHNQHQGPVGPPGPGQMHYSDVAGVMPPGASQQQNLLAQQRMLGQGEGQGMYCRSMDSGGPHSHSPRFPGLMNQIQANSLVNCGPLGPGGQVGLGPGNMPLSHHPNTNPPPLSHPSQHPHQQQHSHLHAALGRTIMSGRTLGNNDGSCGPTISEPGDPSNLVNCSMASLQPHVINSSSSGGGTQVFQQHHAQQQQLHQGIQRAMQGLPPGYQGSQQPGFPENNNSSNSHPMACLFQNFQGCLPDNSISVPHSQMISQSGMTSLPESQGMLSHTQFGVSQRGMQQTQGEGLPPGMHGSDRLPSGGVESVDAIYRAVVDAASKGMHVVITTTVSGTTQSSPVPTLSTMTAFTNSVGEPVSINHNLPHSHAVVSHSGQRVAHQEGEQTPTLSQQPRPRQVRAGRPRKNSGQGKSTVSIPEGQGALPEASHQDYFRSPGHGTPRGQWEGETGYPGSLDRGHTAWGGEEFLECSTHVRSSPCMERPGSLAPAPSCPADSAPHEGHHHSLPVPSDKAFLEDGFNRFNNCNRTAVNIVNYKERLDQTVERCAHMNGGGVGPPQVQFSLRGYGVSDPLGPPRQGDLTGDDQSPSSSTSLEGPLVKEYVGHYNGHFNGGCAPSPSDTKSLSSEEDLRQPDSPSSEMLHYRPRTFNMGDLVWGQGFKGFPSWPGKLSGEEAGHNHHHHGRLQLIEDSKVEPEKLKTLTHDLEALDRATKRNRKAGKLNNHLEAAIHEAMSELDKMSGTVHQIPSRDRQVKPKRRKISR
- the LOC120051525 gene encoding methyl-CpG-binding domain protein 5-like isoform X3, which codes for MNGGKDCKGGVSEGVGHTAPVQVPIGWHRKVDPTNGVLYISPSGSVLSCLDQVKSYLLTDGTCKCGLECPLILPKVFNFDPGAAIKQRTAEDVRADEDVTKLCIHKRKLLAVATLHKTMALPHPALTLTSPGGGTSSTSMVPSHSTNPRAIRNKSHQSLLLNSVVPNCKNPFKMMMAAAAGHRHFPQELGDPPQQLELYPGYPNRQQRLSSEPGPRSSYCSGYGSMLSPGGHGSQLYGPRDGSPLSPSLRSDPLGSPDGFRNNLCGFPGATSSSPIHGANRTPLSPPGMLLHGSPAGTQTSCAMAGRNSTPLSPTATAKSPVMMKKPVCNFPRSPSMDISIRAPFHLNTQPSAPHPGPPSAIPPSCTLQKKQMTSEKDPLGILDPIPSKPSISISQTNSKTNSNFQPSVHSSQVPMMNVNMNNHPPPAIVPLPSNLPLPTVKPSPVGHSHGGHMQRTQHQTSITTSMSPSPVTSPVHMSGPVLGSRMEASPQRSRSSSTSSDHGSFALPSGPNQGPCGGMKVPPRSPRPTMPINMPSSPSAKPDSHPLHQYKDLPSQLLVEMSNQNAINTQHNNPGMYPPATSSGPSIAAPHQAQNQKGQNHPGLLGMPLNQIVNQQNAASFPASSLLSAAAKAQLANQNKHGDNSSETGSRGGGPGRVDGNGGSSGVGHPSGPLSGIERPSSSTLNPMLPPNSTMPSIAEAAAAGGQSGRAALRDKLMAQQRDRGDPLLRKRKQQPPGPPPPNNPLNHHDSMVFNMLNKPPNMGGGPGPRLPPPSSAEQLRKVARLGGLPTNTSMAQLLQSMSNHNNHHNQHQGPVGPPGPGQMHYSDVAGVMPPGASQQQNLLAQQRMLGQGEGQGMYCRSMDSGGPHSHSPRFPGLMNQIQANSLVNCGPLGPGGQVGLGPGNMPLSHHPNTNPPPLSHPSQHPHQQQHSHLHAALGRTIMSGRTLGNNDGSCGPTISEPGDPSNLVNCSMASLQPHVINSSSSGGGTQVFQQHHAQQQQLHQGIQRAMQGLPPGYQGSQQPGFPENNNSSNSHPMACLFQNFQGCLPDNSISVPHSQMISQSGMTSLPESQGMLSHTQFGVSQRGMQQTQGEGLPPGMHGSDRLPSGGVESVDAIYRAVVDAASKGMHVVITTTVSGTTQSSPVPTLSTMTAFTNSVGEPVSINHNLPHSHAVVSHSGQRVAHQEGEQTPTLSQQPRPRQVRAGRPRKNSGQGKSTVSIPEGQGALPEASHQDYFRSPGHGTPRGQWEGETGYPGSLDRGHTAWGGEEFLECSTHVRSSPCMERPGSLAPAPSCPADSAPHEGHHHSLPVPSDKAFLEDGFNRFNNCNRTAVNIVNYKERLDQTVERCAHMNGGGVGPPQVQFSLRGYGVSDPLGPPRQGDLTGDDQSPSSSTSLEGPLVKEYVGHYNGHFNGGCAPSPSDTKSLSSEEDLRQPDSPSSEMLHYRPRTFNMGDLVWGQGFKGFPSWPGKLSGEEAGHNHHHHGRLQLIEDSKVEPEKLNTLSDICYYPRWSQRS
- the LOC120051525 gene encoding methyl-CpG-binding domain protein 5-like isoform X2 produces the protein MNGGKDCKGGVSEGVGHTAPVQVPIGWHRKVDPTNGVLYISPSGSVLSCLDQVKSYLLTDGTCKCGLECPLILPKVFNFDPGAAIKQRTAEDVRADEDVTKLCIHKRKLLAVATLHKTMALPHPALTLTSPGGGTSSTSMVPSHSTNPRAIRNKSHQSLLLNSVVPNCKNPFKMMMAAAAGHRHFPQELGDPPQQLELYPGYPNRQQRLSSEPGPRSSYCSGYGSMLSPGGHGSQLYGPRDGSPLSPSLRSDPLGSPDGFRNNLCGFPGATSSSPIHGANRTPLSPPGMLLHGSPAGTQTSCAMAGRNSTPLSPTATAKSPVMMKKPVCNFPRSPSMDISIRAPFHLNTQPSAPHPGPPSAIPPSCTLQKKQMTSEKDPLGILDPIPSKPSISISQTNSKTNSNFQPSVHSSQVPMMNVNMNNHPPPAIVPLPSNLPLPTVKPSPVGHSHGGHMQRTQHQTSITTSMSPSPVTSPVHMSGPVLGSRMEASPQRSRSSSTSSDHGSFALPSGPNQGPCGGMKVPPRSPRPTMPINMPSSPSAKPDSHPLHQYKDLPSQLLVEMSNQNAINTQHNNPGMYPPATSSGPSIAAPHQAQNQKGQNHPGLLGMPLNQIVNQQNAASFPASSLLSAAAKAQLANQNKHGDNSSETGSRGGGPGRVDGNGGSSGVGHPSGPLSGIERPSSSTLNPMLPPNSTMPSIAEAAAAGGQSGRAALRDKLMAQQRDRGDPLLRKRKQQPPGPPPPNNPLNHHDSMVFNMLNKPPNMGGGPGPRLPPPSSAEQLRKVARLGGLPTNTSMAQLLQSMSNHNNHHNQHQGPVGPPGPGQMHYSDVAGVMPPGASQQQNLLAQQRMLGQGEGQGMYCRSMDSGGPHSHSPRFPGLMNQIQANSLVNCGPLGPGGQVGLGPGNMPLSHHPNTNPPPLSHPSQHPHQQQHSHLHAALGRTIMSGRTLGNNDGSCGPTISEPGDPSNLVNCSMASLQPHVINSSSSGGGTQVFQQHHAQQQQLHQGIQRAMQGLPPGYQGSQQPGFPENNNSSNSHPMACLFQNFQGCLPDNSISVPHSQMISQSGMTSLPESQGMLSHTQFGVSQRGMQQTQGEGLPPGMHGSDRLPSGGVESVDAIYRAVVDAASKGMHVVITTTVSGTTQSSPVPTLSTMTAFTNSVGEPVSINHNLPHSHAVVSHSGQRVAHQEGEQTPTLSQQPRPRQVRAGRPRKNSGQGKSTVSIPEGQGALPEASHQDYFRSPGHGTPRGQWEGETGYPGSLDRGHTAWGGEEFLECSTHVRSSPCMERPGSLAPAPSCPADSAPHEGHHHSLPVPSDKAFLEDGFNRFNNCNRTAVNIVNYKERLDQTVERCAHMNGGGVGPPQVQFSLRGYGVSDPLGPPRQGDLTGDDQSPSSSTSLEGPLVKEYVGHYNGHFNGGCAPSPSDTKSLSSEEDLRQPDSPSSEMLHYRPRTFNMGDLVWGQGFKGFPSWPGKLSGEEAGHNHHHHGRLQLIEDSKVEPEKLKTLSDICYYPRWSQRS